The following proteins are co-located in the Apium graveolens cultivar Ventura chromosome 5, ASM990537v1, whole genome shotgun sequence genome:
- the LOC141723431 gene encoding ACT domain-containing protein ACR1-like, producing MDIFRSYHREIELLMERLHPPRVCIDNDTCKDCTLVKVDSTNRNGILLEMVQVLTDLNLVISKAYISSDGVWFMDVFHVTDQLGNKITDEGLIVYIQQAMCPSRNGKREVQTSIGRDVRPWHVSTDQTAIEITGRDRPGLMSEIAAALAELECNTSAAVAWTHNTRVACILYVEDGLSSMPVIDPCRLSLIQSRLENVVRAHHREGERRSVSLAVPTPSLTHTERRLHQLMAADIDNEMLFSCSDDIKNWSGSKRDNFDETKVTIEKCHEKDYSTVTVSSRDRPKLLFDTLCALTDMQCVVFHAAVSSQGSTAIQEYYIRHKDGCTLNMDAERHVVTKHLIAAVDRRASHGLRLDISTENRLGVLSDVTRVLRENGLSILRAEIGTQSDKAAGTFYVADTSGVDVSLDTVEAVRAEIDIDIKVVNKTLRDPQTSAGTSADISKQPSTSGSRASDVKDDTRFSLLYLLRSQYERFSSNFRAIMS from the exons ATGGACATTTTTCGGAGTTACCATCGCGAAATTGAATTACTAATGGAAAGGCTACACCCTCCCAG GGTCTGTATTGATAATGATACCTGCAAAGACTGCACCCTAGTAAAG GTTGATAGCACAAACAGGAACGGCATATTACTAGAGATGGTTCAGGTTCTTACAGATCTTAACCTTGTTATCTCGAAGGCTTACATTTCTTCTGATGGTGTTTGGTTTATGGATG TGTTTCATGTGACGGACCAGCTTGGGAACAAAATTACTGATGAAGGCCTCATAGTTTACATTCAGCAG GCAATGTGTCCAAGTAGAAATGGAAAAAGAGAAGTCCAAACAAGTATTGGTAGAGATGTGAGACCCTGGCATGTCTCAACAGATCAGACAGCCATTGAGATAACAGGGAGGGATAGGCCAGGTCTAATGTCCGAAATAGCAGCTGCTCTAGCTGAACTGGAGTGCAATACGTCTGCTGCAGTGGCATGGACACATAACACCCGAGTAGCATGCATCCTTTATGTGGAAGATGGATTAAGCAGCATGCCTGTCATTGACCCCTGCAGACTGTCTCTTATACAGTCCAGGCTAGAAAATGTGGTGAGAGCTCACCACCGTGAAGGAGAGCGACGAAGTGTGAGTTTGGCCGTCCCTACGCCTAGCCTGACCCACACAGAGCGGAGGCTTCATCAACTAATGGCAGCTGATATAGATAATGAGATGCTCTTTTCATGTAGTGATGACATAAAGAATTGGTCAGGAAGCAAGAGGGATAATTTTGACGAGACCAAAGTAACAATAGAGAAATGTCATGAAAAGGATTACTCTACAGTAACAGTGAGTAGCAGAGACCGGCCAAAGCTACTGTTTGATACATTATGTGCGCTCACAGACATGCAATGCGTGGTGTTTCATGCAGCCGTGAGCTCTCAAGGCTCCACAGCTATCCAG GAGTACTACATTCGGCACAAGGATGGGTGCACCCTAAACATGGATGCTGAAAGGCATGTAGTAACCAAACATTTGATTGCAGCAGTTGACAGGAGGGCTTCACAT GGACTGAGATTAGACATCAGCACTGAGAACAGGTTGGGAGTGCTTTCTGATGTTACCAGAGTTCTTAGGGAGAATGGACTATCTATACTGAGGGCTGAGATTGGGACACAAAGTGATAAAGCAGCTGGGACCTTCTATGTTGCAGATACCTCTGGGGTCGATGTTAGCTTAGATACAGTGGAGGCTGTTAGAGCTGAAATTGATATTGATATCAAAGTTGTTAACAAAACCTTAAGGGATCCTCAAACTTCGGCAGGCACAAGTGCGGATATAAGCAAACAACCTAGCACCTCTGGGAGCAGAGCAAGTGATGTAAAAGATGACACAAGGTTCTCGCTACTTTACCTATTGCGGTCACAGTATGAGCGATTCTCGAGCAATTTCAGAGCTATTATGTCGTAA